A segment of the Colletotrichum destructivum chromosome 3, complete sequence genome:
CCGGAGCGGCCGCCGGTGCCCCAAGCTACAACGAACGGCCACTAGGAATCCGGACGGAGGAAGCCATGGATCAGCACCACGGACGTCTATTCATCCAACAGTGAGACGGCCTTTCTGGCGCAGGGCCCGCCCAGCCAGCAAATGACCCTCAGACAGCGGTCTACCCGTGCTTTTTCACAGGTTTCGCAATTTTGCAGGACCAAGCTGAATGTGTTTTTGTCGACATTTACATAGGGCATCTTGGTGCGTGCTACTGCTCAGGATCTGAAATAGCGGTAATGGTGACCAAGGCCCGCTACGAAAGTGACCCCAGAGAGGTTGGGATGTTTATAGCCCTTACCAGGCTCTTTCTGGTTAGCCGTGTTTCGGTCTATAGCAGTGGCTCTGAATACAAGCAGTCCCCATGCCTACTCTACTGTCTGTCCGTATAGTGATTAGAGTCGTCTCTCCCAAAGTTCCGTACACTTCGGAAACCAGCCAGCATGACGGCCGTTCCAGCCCACCTTAGCGTAGTGACGTCGACCTCCAGGGGTCGCAAACCATGCTGAGCCACAGGTGGTCAGCAACCACAGCACAAGGTTTGCAATTCCCCCAGATCACAAAGTCAATCCCGCTGAACCGACCCTGCACGAGCCACTCCACTCCAGAACAGTGCCAGTGAGAGAAAACAGACCCTAGGCGCGCACGTGCCATGTCTGGAATAGCACCAGCAGCTACTGGAATGTTGAGCCCAGCTTATTGCAGTTGGGGGTGAGGCTGCGTTTCCGGCGCACTTGAAACCAACCGCTACTTGTCCAATCCACGTTCCATGGCTCCCTTCAACTTGCAACCATCTGCTTGACCCGTCCGATTCCTGCAGCCGATATTACTCACGAGGCCTCGACAAAACACACCTTGGTCGAGGCCACCCGGTCGCAACCTTGGTCATCCATCATCTCTGCCCGCGACGTCATCATCTCACAACACGCTGCAgccatcaccaccatggCCTTCCTCGAGGACCCGCGTCTGCGCCAACGGTGGAACCAAATCTCCCACAACGCAGGAGAGGTGACGGAAAATGCAGCTGCCGGCATCTGGAGCTTTCAGCATCACTACATTAATCCCTGCTTCGCCTCCATCGCTCACTCGCTAGAACAATGCGCCAATCCCTGTCTGGGTGACCACGAAGAGCGGGCGAGGAAAcgtcgagaacgagaacgCGCGGGCGGCCGGGCGGAATACAGCTTCGACTTTTACGACGACTGGTATGCCGAGGATCAGGACGGCGGGTTTCTGGGTGGCTGGGGGAACGATGACTGGGATCGCCTGCTCGCGGGTACTGGGTCGCAACGAAAGCATGCAGGCGAGGTGCAAGACCAGCCCAAGAGGAAACGAGGGATGAGCTACGGCACCCGAGGCAGAGGATCTAAAGTATTAGAGTCCGACCCAACTGTCATCCCCAGCACGCAGCCCATTGGGTTTCTGAGCAAGCTGCCGTGGAAGCTGGGTAAGACGCTCCGCTACAAGCCCAGCGCGGCGGATCTGCAAGACCACCCGCGGCAGCACGACGAAATGGGTATGGGCGAGACGGAGCCTCTGCTTGGGGGCGATTCCGATGACGATGCTTTCCAGAGCCGGGCCACCAAGACTAGGAGTCGAAGTGGAACAACGGGATCGGGCGTGTCGTCGGATTCTTATCGGTCGCGGGGTGATCTATTCCCTAGTGACGGGGAgggagacgaagacgccgtGCCGCTGGACGACGAATTCATGGTGTTGGATAAAGTTCGAGATGaccacagcagcagccggaCGAAATCCAGCAAGGGCAAGAGGCGCGCTGACGGCCGGTCGATATCAAGGACGGTGTCGAGGGCCACCATCGACTCGAACCACTCAATGCTCGGTCCGGGGGTGCGGAGAAGTTCAACGAGCATGCCTACAACGCCCGAtacgccggcgccgccctccatgGAGGCTTCGATGGAGGAGCTAcagatggaggaggagcgcatccgggaagaagaagataaGGAGGTGGAGCGCAAACGACAGGCCGCCTTGCAGCTCGCATCCGAACGGGGGTTGCACGACGGCTTTGGAGGCGGCACAGCTGAGGATTCGGATCCAAAGTTCGATGTGGACGAGGCGTCAGAGCTTCTGGGCAAATACACACCTGCGTCCAATACGGAGGACGCACACGGTAAAGCGCCTGTTATCCGTTCCACGACACAGCAGCATATTATACCGACCGAAGAATTCGTTCCCGCCCGGTTACCGAGCTTCAGGTAGCTTACCGGAGCATGGACACAAAGACGCAGGCCTTGTTCCAATACTGTATAATAgtcggcgaagccgacgactCATGTCATTACGATACCAACGCGAGGATGGGGGCAGCATTCAATAGAGCAGTGCACTGCCAAGGCGCAATTATTTTGGTTTAATAAGTATGCGGCATATTCTTGTAACGCGCAAGAAGTGTAGGGTGCTATATCTCTGCCTGGAGCTTAATGCAGGCTTCCACAACCCTGAAACCAAATCACCAACAACTTCTCACCAAATAGGATTGTTGCGCGCCCATGACTCTTGCTGATTGGCTTCCTGCTTCGCGATGAAGTCGTTCGTGGCCATCTTTGCCTGTTCGGTACCGAACTTGATGACAGCTTCCGTGCTCACTTCGTACCTGACGGTGCCGTCCCGGTGCCAGTCGGCCACGTCCGCCATGCCTCCAGTTAGCTGATCGAGGTAGTTACGGTAGTTCTCGGAATGGCGAATCGAGCAGCGGTTAGTCTCTGACTCAGAGTGAGCGGTAAGAGAAGACGTGTCTCTGAAGTAGCGGAGGCATCCGGGACACTGCAACTTTGCGTTGTAGTGGGAGGTAGCTGCCTTCATGTGGGTGACGAGGGCTCTGCTTGTGTCAAAGCTCTTCCTATTTGTTTGTTTTTTGTCAACTCTTTCCTTACGATGGATGATCTGAAGGCAAGCTGACCTGCAGGATGTCTGAGGACACTTGAATTTGAGAATGATTGCGTCGTAGTACTTCTTGGGATCGAAACTTGGATGAgaggggttgttgatgtcgtccGCAGCCGTTGACTTTTCCACTGCAGGTCTGGAGTCCTTCTGGGCTTCCAGCTTATCGTCTTGTTGTTTCCCTCCGGCGGGAAAGTCGTCTGGTTTAAAAAACGACGGGTGGGCCATGTATGGTTTGTCAAAAGCGGACTGAACGCTAGGGTGCGAAGTGGGAAAGTAGTCTCCAAACTGGGAACCGCTGCGCTTCTCAAGCTCGTGAGCAAATGTAAGTTTATGGGCGCGGTTTCTGTCTAGGTCCTGTCGTCCGATGGCGCTACACTGGTCGTGTTCCAAATGCCTCATCCAGGCGGCGAGCCGGACGAAGCTCTTCTGACAACCTGGGCAGACCAGCTTCTGCTCTTGTGGGTGTACCTACAATTGTCAACGCCGTTCGAGAAGTTTTAGGCATAACTGCAGGGGTGTTTGGGTAAGAGAACTCACCTCGAGAATGTGCTTATCTTTGGCATCCATCGTGTTGAAGTCCAGTGTGCAGACAGGACAGTGGATATGAGTTCCCTCGAGCTTCATGGACGTTCGTTTGTGGCCCATCAACTTGTCAAAGCTAGCAAACAGTTCGTCACAGACACTACAACGCATTGCTTCATGAGGCGCCGGTCTTCTGCCCTTGGTGGGCTCGCTGTGGTCCATGGTTGCGTTCAAGTGGCTGCCGGATGGCATTGGAACTCCGCTAACAGACGTTtcgacgatggtgatgtGTTGATTGGGGAGTGTGTTTTGTTGAAGAAGTGAATTTTTTATTGCTGGAATGCCCGGGGAAGGCTTGAAGGTGTGAGAGGCAGGAGCAAAGGGGAATTCCAAGGAAACAGCCAATctgaagaagcaggagggTGGTAATACATTGGTCGCACTTTCCGGCAGTGATAACGCAAGCTTTGCCAAATGTACTTTCCTCGACGTTGTCAAAAGAGCCCATTTCCAGATATCTGGACCTGGGAGTCCCTGAAGCATACGGGCAAACACATGCCAAGACTTATAAGCTCTATTTAGTTGGAAACAAGGAGGGTGTTTGTCTTTTGTACTTAAGAAGCAAACCTGACTTGAACCTTCAACATTGACTGGCAAGGCAGATAGATGGCCCATTCCAAAGCGTTTCCACAGGCTGACTTGAGGACTCATTGGCTCGGAACTTGTCAATCGTTAATATTGAATTCTCGGCCTATTGCTCAGTTATGTTCAAATGTTGAATACTTTTCGCTATCACTGTCTAATAACCGAGCTCCCACAGCGCAATCGACTATCCAGAAATCATTGGTATAAGCCACCCTTTATCGTGGAAGCCACTCTGTTTCACTCGCGAGTGTCAAATGATTGCCACTGTTAGGACAGGCCAACGTCAGTTATCACGATTTTTAGCTTGTAGGGTCACCTTCACAGGGCTCTTTATGTTTCCAGCCATGGGTTTCACTCGCTCGTGGTCCCAGGATCGATGGTGAGCGGTGTGGCATCAGTATCAGCCCCCTTGATCCATCAGAGTGGCGTCTCCCATGTGTAGTTGGAGGAATGTTCATGACGCGAGTGTTGTCTCAAATGGTTCAATGACAGCCGTTAAGAATCGTGTAAATGAACCAGTTGCCCCCACCCTCGAACCTTCCTTCTATCATTGATTTCACCTGTTCCAACCTCCTGACATCAGTCAGCTGTAACGTTGAGTCCGCAGTGTCTAAGACAGTCTGACGTTTATGAGCATGATCTGGATGTACAATATCTGCCAGGCGATGATAACGGAAAATATGTGCCTCTCGCCATCGCTAGGGGCGGAACACCCGTCACTCATCTCACAGTCTTGTCTTTTCCGGGCGTGACTGATGTCCCTCGACACGACAGTAGTTCTGCTACAGGTCTCACTCTCGCCGCTGGTAATGACGGCGGCAAATACACTACTTTGGAGTCAAAGGGGCCCTACTTGGGGTTGGGTCGTATTGACAGTCGTAGTAGCCTCATCGGAGTTTCAGCTCGTCGTCATTCAGTTGTCGAGTCATCGTCTCACCAAGAGATTGGCCTAAGACTCGATGTCCATGTATTGTGCCTCGTGCGACCCTAAAGATTTACTCAAATATATGTAACCCACACCTCGCATCGTCCTTCGAGCGCCCCCCGACTTTGTGCTTTGAATTCATGATCCCGACAACTGACGCCTCCAGGCCATCAAACAAAGAAACCCACAGCCACCAACTTCATGCTAGAAACCCCGTGGCTTTCTCTCAAAGACCACCTCCCCAGTCACGACCAATCGCTTCCCCTACTCGCCGAGAACACCGAGCTGCTAGCCTTGAAGGTCACAAGCGCCGTATCACCGTTATCACTCGCGGCGTCTCGACCCTCACCGCACCGGCAGCACCGCACACTCGGGTTCAACCCACCAGCCACCACCCAAGACAAGTTCGACAAAGTAAATATCCTCCCGCTGAAACTTTCGTTGCCTCATATCACCTGTCGACCTTGCGTATCACAGACCTCTAAAAAGGCGACGGGTCCCTCCCTTGTTGACCTAGTCAACGGTgctaagaagaagaagggaaaacaGGAGGCAGGGGACCACTGTAACCCCTATTACAAACACCATACAAAACACAAACGACAAGTCCCCCATCTCACAATGTCTCTCCCCCACAAACTCAAACGGGAGGCAATGGGCTGTCCAACTACCGAAATGCCCCTCCCGCTGATGCcgctcgtcttcctcgcccacTTCGCGCAGACCGTGACCGACGTTCTCACAACTGAGGCCCGGCGCACGACGACAAACCTCTCCAAGAacatcgacgccctccgcCTGCAGGTTCGCGGCCCAGAGCACTCCTTCGCACCCTTCCCCCGCCTGCCCCCGGAACTACGCCTCAAGATCTGGAACCAcgccttgccgccgcggaCGCTGCTTGCCTCGCACGCCCCGAACCCGTCCTTGTTGTCGGTGAACCGCGAAGCAAGGCACGAGGCGCTGCGGCGGTACACTCTCGTCCGGCTCAATACGTGGGGCGACCGGCGGATCTATATCGACTTTCAGAGGGATAGCATTGCCATCGTCGAAGGGAAAGGTGGCGGTGGGTTCCCCGTGCGTGGGGCGCGGcatgtcatcgtcgtctgcgAGGAGCCATTCCAGAACCCTGGGTCGTATCTGAAGTGCCGGTACCGTGCCGGTTTAGACTCTTTGACGTTGGTCATCGGGGCAAGTCCGTCGTGCCCTACGCCGCTCCCTATCATCCGGGAGCTACAAACACCAGAGGATGTGCAGCGGAGCCTGGGCTATTCCAAAGAGGAGTCCGAGAGGATAGGGATGGAGGTTAGAGATCTGGCTCAGGGGTGGGGGAATACCCAAGTCCACGTGGGAGAGTTTGTTTGAGTAGCAGAGACTATTAAAGGCGCGACCCTGGAGCGGAAATACCCCTTCTCATATAGTTACGTTATATCCCCATCACTAGATCTGATCATACAAAAGTCCATACATACATATCCTCATAGCCTACTCCGAGCACCCAGGTACACCTGCCCAAGCTTCAACTGGTCAACCGCCTCTCGGATCATCTCATCCACAATCTCTCCGGCAGGCTGGATCTTATCGATCGCACCGGCAACCTGGCCCATCAAATGCGGGGGGTCAATATCATTGCCCTTCTCGAAGTCATACTCGATGGGGACCACGCCCTCATCGCAGAGCTGCTTGATCTTGTCCGGCTGCGCGTGCCATTTCCGGATGTAGTCGTTCGTCTTTAATCGCAGTGGCCGCCCAGATAAGACGAGCGTACGCTCCGTGCCCTCGAACCCGCATGAGACGACCTCCTGCTTATGCTCCTCACTGCACCCGGCCTCGACAGACGCTACGAAGCGCGTGCCGACCCACACGCCCACGGCGCCCTGCATCAGCGAGCTCGCCAGTGATCGGCCGTTGTATATGCCGCCCGCAGCGATGACGAGTGCGGGGCTTCCTTTGAGCATCTTGGGCCGGTACCGCCtcgcgacgtcgacgacggcaggAATGAGCACCGAGTTTGGCACATCGCCCGTGTGACCGCCACCCTCACCGCCCTGGGCGcagacgatgtcgacgccgaggtcgagagccTTGACGGCGTGCTTCGGATGACCAACCATGTTCATGACATAGATGCCTGCGGCGTGCAGCTTGTCGATAACGTGCCTGGGCGGCACGCCGACGGCACTGACAAACAGCCGAGCGCCTGACTCAATGGTGATGTCaacaagctcgtcgagcttgcCGCCCGTGTAGTCATGGTTCGTCTTGCGGGCGTTGCCGCCAACCTGCGGcagggcgaggtcgacgccgaaaGGCAGGTCCGGTGACTTGAAAttctccttcatctcggcgatgatctCACGCAGCTGGTCGGGCGTGTACTGGAAGCCGCCAATGACGCCGAGACCACCGGCGTTGGAAACCGCGGCCGCGAGAGGTCCGCCCGATGTTCGTGCCATGCCAGCGAGGAGGATCGGGTGCCTGATACCCAGTAGCTGGGTTATCGGTGTGGTGATAGGGCCGTTGGAAGCCATTGTGGTCTTGGGTGTAAGAGCTCTCTGGTCGATGCGATGAAGTTGCAGTCGTGGATGAAAGGGGAAGACAACGGAATATAAAGACCCGAGTACAAGGTAATCGATGAAAACGACAA
Coding sequences within it:
- a CDS encoding Putative Zinc finger C2H2-type; this encodes MDHSEPTKGRRPAPHEAMRCSVCDELFASFDKLMGHKRTSMKLEGTHIHCPVCTLDFNTMDAKDKHILEVHPQEQKLVCPGCQKSFVRLAAWMRHLEHDQCSAIGRQDLDRNRAHKLTFAHELEKRSGSQFGDYFPTSHPSVQSAFDKPYMAHPSFFKPDDFPAGGKQQDDKLEAQKDSRPAVEKSTAADDINNPSHPSFDPKKYYDAIILKFKCPQTSCRKSFDTSRALVTHMKAATSHYNAKLQCPGCLRYFRDTSSLTAHSESETNRCSIRHSENYRNYLDQLTGGMADVADWHRDGTVRYEVSTEAVIKFGTEQAKMATNDFIAKQEANQQESWARNNPIW
- a CDS encoding Putative 2EXR domain-containing protein; the encoded protein is MLETPWLSLKDHLPSHDQSLPLLAENTELLALKVTSAVSPLSLAASRPSPHRQHRTLGFNPPATTQDKFDKVNILPLKLSLPHITCRPCVSQTSKKATGPSLVDLVNGAKKKKGKQEAGDHCNPYYKHHTKHKRQVPHLTMSLPHKLKREAMGCPTTEMPLPLMPLVFLAHFAQTVTDVLTTEARRTTTNLSKNIDALRLQVRGPEHSFAPFPRLPPELRLKIWNHALPPRTLLASHAPNPSLLSVNREARHEALRRYTLVRLNTWGDRRIYIDFQRDSIAIVEGKGGGGFPVRGARHVIVVCEEPFQNPGSYLKCRYRAGLDSLTLVIGASPSCPTPLPIIRELQTPEDVQRSLGYSKEESERIGMEVRDLAQGWGNTQVHVGEFV
- a CDS encoding Putative nitronate monooxygenase, aldolase-type TIM barrel, whose product is MASNGPITTPITQLLGIRHPILLAGMARTSGGPLAAAVSNAGGLGVIGGFQYTPDQLREIIAEMKENFKSPDLPFGVDLALPQVGGNARKTNHDYTGGKLDELVDITIESGARLFVSAVGVPPRHVIDKLHAAGIYVMNMVGHPKHAVKALDLGVDIVCAQGGEGGGHTGDVPNSVLIPAVVDVARRYRPKMLKGSPALVIAAGGIYNGRSLASSLMQGAVGVWVGTRFVASVEAGCSEEHKQEVVSCGFEGTERTLVLSGRPLRLKTNDYIRKWHAQPDKIKQLCDEGVVPIEYDFEKGNDIDPPHLMGQVAGAIDKIQPAGEIVDEMIREAVDQLKLGQVYLGARSRL